CTGGTTCTTCTTCGAAACCGTTGTTGCATTCCCAGAGATCGAACTGGCCTAACCCAGAACGGGTCGGGGTTGAAGGAGACCTGCAAAACCCGGGTCGAAGCGTGGAGCCCCGAGGGGAACCGTAACCCGATCCCATTTGCATACCCCATGAACAAGCGCCGGCGCCGTTCATTTTGGACTTACCGAGCTGCATGCTACGCATGGAAGCAGCGAGTTCACTCACCGAGTAAAACGAGCCGCTTGGGGATAAAGGTGGTGAATCGGAAGGTGGGGATAACGGAGGTGAAGCTAAAATGGAAGTCGGTGAAGAAACTATGTCGAAACGGTGACGTATTGGGGACCCAACGTAATCCAAATCTCCCGAACTCGACCCGTTTCCTCTCGGACTCTGTTGTGGTAACAACCGGAGCTGTTCTGGTGTGTGAGCGAAAAAACAGACCCTCCTTTTACAACTGGTACCATCCTTACACGGCTGAGTCCGGTACCGTGCTGGGTGCAGCCAACACTCGAAAACACCATGAGCGAACTCACACGAATCGCCTTTTTTGCAGATTCCTTTACGGAAATCAGGGCAAGCTGTACCCGAGTAATGAAACTTCCTCGGGTCTCTCCTCCGGGCTTTCTCCCCGGGGTGAGCGTACGGACACTCAGTCCAGTCATGTGACCTGCCACGAGCACACCTCCTCACTTTGAACTCATACATACGGAAATGGTCACACGAGAACGCGTCAACAGGCAAATCCGAATCCTCACTCAGAGAGTCAGACGACTCGAAATCGTTTGACGGGAGGTAACGGTGGAGCGATGAGAGGTAATCGACGGGACAAGGACTGGACGGCGCATTGCAGTTATAATTAACGGAAGAATAACTAGACGTCGGATCATTGAGTGGGTCCCACGCCGGGATTTTAACGGTGGGATTTGGTCGTGTTGGTTCTCCGATCATCATTTTTGTACATCGTTCTTTGGTTCCTAAAATGAATGATCGGTTCTCTCCCATTATAAACTGCATTTTTAACCCGTAGTTGTTCGAGTTAACCATGGTTAAGTTTTTTAACTCTTCCGCCTACACTTTCCTTttaaaagaggagaaaaaaaaactaatggtAGATGTGACAGTAGGACAATTCTCACGGGCTTTTATTAGCCGTTGATTTTTAAGTCATTAGGTATAGTCTTTTTACTGTTGGCATCACTGAGGGTCccatggaattagagctttgTGCTTATCTCTTTGTCATTGGCTGTGATGAATAAAACGTCACGGCCTTGTCGTTTTATTATTTACCCGTCTAGTGAATTGAAAAAACTGGTTTCTGGCTTATGGGACCGgcttttgagatttttttttaaagaggaGTTGTCGCTTATCGCGGAACAAACGAAATAAAATATCGCGAGTTTAGGTGATCTTTAACGGTAGTTTAAGGAAGTTTTTTATGGAGTAATTTCACCATAAGTCCTGAAACTATAACATAAACCTTTATATAAtcccaaaatttgaaaacattcTAACTTAATCTTGGAAGTTTTCACTACCATACCAACCAGGTCATTATGTTAGCTTACTCGTTAGATACAACATAAAGCTTGACCaaa
The Gossypium raimondii isolate GPD5lz chromosome 8, ASM2569854v1, whole genome shotgun sequence DNA segment above includes these coding regions:
- the LOC105792976 gene encoding zinc finger CCCH domain-containing protein 23; the protein is MVNSNNYGLKMQFIMGENRSFILGTKERCTKMMIGEPTRPNPTVKIPAWDPLNDPTSSYSSVNYNCNAPSSPCPVDYLSSLHRYLPSNDFESSDSLSEDSDLPVDAFSCDHFRMYEFKVRRCARGRSHDWTECPYAHPGEKARRRDPRKFHYSGTACPDFRKGICKKGDSCEFAHGVFECWLHPARYRTQPCKDGTSCKRRVCFFAHTPEQLRLLPQQSPRGNGSSSGDLDYVGSPIRHRFDIVSSPTSILASPPLSPPSDSPPLSPSGSFYSVSELAASMRSMQLGKSKMNGAGACSWGMQMGSGYGSPRGSTLRPGFCRSPSTPTRSGLGQFDLWECNNGFEEEPAMERVESGRDLRARMYAKLSKENSLDGLDPTEPELDLDWVSELVK